One part of the Lachnospiraceae bacterium JLR.KK002 genome encodes these proteins:
- a CDS encoding putative holin-like toxin, whose amino-acid sequence MSTYEVLTLLILFGTFLISLLAYIDRNNKRK is encoded by the coding sequence ATGAGTACATACGAAGTATTGACATTGCTGATTCTTTTTGGCACTTTTCTCATTTCACTGCTTGCCTACATAGATAGGAATAACAAGCGAAAATAA
- a CDS encoding integrase DNA-binding domain-containing protein gives MGKRKDGRYMYRYTDSKTGQRKNIYARDLPELREKEKSVLSDVEDNIRTGGNVKSLTVNDLFRHYLEIKEISESIKVNYRST, from the coding sequence ATGGGGAAACGGAAAGACGGTCGCTATATGTACCGTTATACCGACAGCAAGACCGGGCAGAGGAAAAATATCTACGCAAGGGACTTGCCGGAACTCCGGGAAAAGGAAAAATCCGTCCTGTCTGACGTGGAAGACAATATCAGGACTGGCGGAAACGTGAAAAGCCTGACAGTCAACGACTTATTCCGGCATTACCTTGAAATCAAGGAAATATCAGAATCCATAAAAGTAAACTACCGTTCCACATGA